The proteins below come from a single Mustela nigripes isolate SB6536 chromosome 14, MUSNIG.SB6536, whole genome shotgun sequence genomic window:
- the LOC132001559 gene encoding large ribosomal subunit protein eL37-like: MTLTPSKLFCGYQQTDAKNLYGLSGLVIGNKIMKGSSSYGQCRSKIHRCCCCGSMVYHLWKSACGKCGYPAKCKRKYNWSAKAKKRNSTGTCQMRHLRIVLCRFRHGVRERTPPQPKRAINAAGSSF, from the coding sequence atgactttGACTCCCAGCAAGCTATTTTGTGGCTATCAGCAAACTGATGCTAAAAATTTATATGGACTCTCTGGTCTTGTTATTGGAAACAAGATAATGAAGGGGTCATCATCATATGGACAGTGTCGCAGTAAGATTCACAGGTGCTGCTGCTGTGGCTCTATGGTCTACCACCTTTGGAAGTCAGCCTGTGGTAAATGTGGCTATCCTGCCAAGTGCAAGAGAAAGTATAACTGGAGTGCCAAGGCTAAAAAACGAAATTCCACTGGAACCTGTCAGATGAGGCACCTAAGAATTGTATTGTGCAGATTCAGGCATGGAGTCCGTGAAAGAACACCACCTCAGCCCAAGAGGGCAATTAATGCAGCAGGCAGTTCATTTTAA